A genome region from Nitrospira sp. includes the following:
- a CDS encoding carboxypeptidase-like regulatory domain-containing protein, which translates to MRWRRVISRKTAHHGALLLWLIAAWCVPSDVFASHAADHRYTVEGFVCGKDGRPGANIEVLVKDTRITVGQTVTTDGDGYYKVTLHLHNDNVGDPLLVEAGGEQKNYKIQFDPNDLETERKLRVDFGSGCERDLGPPQWLLYGLGVAAVAIVGWIGLKISRKRMREEQRRKKGQGKRQK; encoded by the coding sequence ATGCGATGGCGGAGAGTGATTAGTAGAAAAACCGCCCATCATGGCGCGCTGCTTTTGTGGTTGATCGCAGCGTGGTGTGTGCCATCGGATGTGTTCGCGAGTCATGCCGCCGACCATCGATATACTGTCGAAGGGTTTGTGTGCGGAAAAGATGGCCGTCCCGGCGCCAATATCGAGGTGCTGGTCAAGGATACGCGGATCACGGTCGGTCAGACTGTGACCACGGATGGTGACGGGTACTATAAAGTTACCCTGCATCTTCATAACGATAATGTCGGCGACCCGCTCTTGGTTGAGGCCGGTGGGGAGCAAAAGAATTATAAGATCCAGTTCGATCCCAACGATCTGGAGACGGAACGCAAGCTTCGGGTTGATTTTGGAAGTGGGTGTGAGCGCGACCTTGGTCCTCCGCAGTGGTTGTTGTACGGGCTGGGGGTCGCGGCTGTTGCTATTGTGGGATGGATTGGGCTAAAGATCTCCCGCAAGCGGATGCGCGAAGAGCAACGGCGAAAGAAGGGACAGGGCAAGCGGCAGAAATAG
- a CDS encoding c-type cytochrome produces the protein MKHAGMKSWALMIGIVGFGLGVVGCGGGEGGGEGPVVPPPPAPAEYADKHMPAGWWTDPKIVEEGRELYIGGKNPDVNCASCHGKDGKPVKAGARDFRNGDRMKLYSDSVWFWRISEGVPNTKMKPWKSKLSEEDRWKIVAFERSFGLAGKGWDANKKDWVPADQVK, from the coding sequence ATGAAACATGCAGGTATGAAGAGCTGGGCGTTGATGATCGGTATTGTTGGGTTTGGGTTGGGCGTTGTCGGGTGTGGTGGGGGTGAGGGGGGAGGCGAAGGCCCTGTGGTTCCGCCGCCGCCTGCTCCTGCGGAATATGCCGATAAGCACATGCCGGCCGGTTGGTGGACCGATCCGAAAATCGTGGAAGAGGGGCGTGAGCTGTACATCGGCGGCAAAAATCCTGACGTCAATTGTGCCAGCTGTCATGGTAAAGATGGCAAGCCGGTGAAGGCGGGCGCTCGTGATTTTCGCAACGGCGATCGCATGAAGTTGTATTCGGACTCGGTCTGGTTCTGGCGCATTTCCGAGGGCGTTCCCAACACGAAGATGAAGCCATGGAAGAGCAAGCTGTCCGAAGAAGATCGTTGGAAGATTGTGGCGTTTGAGCGGTCCTTCGGCTTGGCGGGCAAGGGCTGGGATGCCAACAAGAAGGATTGGGTTCCTGCTGATCAGGTGAAGTAA
- a CDS encoding cytochrome ubiquinol oxidase subunit I: MKIWQRCLLVMFALVAILGGVAYAQAPSAPPVEFPYTGNRTAVWIVAQLHILFAGFILGAPIFVVISEWLGYRKQDPRYDRLAKEVTKVTVILYSMTALTGGLFIFVLLATYPQFTTWLINHFFLIFAVVYPLLFIGETIVLYMYFYTWDAWKGEKKARHIALGVLLNLIGSITLFVIDAPTSFMNTPVRAEGISPAEFLATASLWDKVFNYSWMPLNLHRLVGNVTFGGFIAGLIAAYMFMGSKKQEDRAYYDWMGFVGNMIGVGALLFLPFMGYLLSYELCDYDASICPYMMADQLSMFFEMQGAMVGLIFLASNYYIWLSMKRIEGVERVRMTVLAPIVMVLLPIVMTKVLTDYPVPDATSLAFLVPLLLAPAILGRFIPLTVSSSTVIKVGFLMVVVGNAIWMTPHGFVPTGAKLVAELELPSDWNFLALMPAKNSAAFTLIFVTVVNYVIYNRAVSQGTIVWGKIDFASQFVLVFLAFSAIWTMGLMGAVRSLLRKYFHAYNLLPDFTAESFTPTLSYSAWWITGITVTFFAVVSFAILVTLRPSDSKGHAHEGSPVPAGAK, encoded by the coding sequence ATGAAAATCTGGCAGCGCTGTTTGTTGGTTATGTTCGCGCTAGTGGCGATATTGGGAGGGGTGGCCTACGCCCAGGCTCCCAGTGCGCCCCCCGTGGAGTTTCCCTATACCGGGAACCGCACGGCGGTATGGATCGTCGCTCAGCTTCACATCCTCTTTGCGGGATTCATTCTGGGAGCCCCGATTTTCGTGGTGATCTCCGAGTGGTTGGGGTATCGCAAGCAGGATCCCCGCTATGATCGCTTGGCCAAGGAAGTCACGAAGGTTACAGTCATTCTCTACAGTATGACTGCATTAACGGGCGGCCTATTCATCTTTGTGCTGCTCGCTACTTATCCGCAATTCACCACCTGGCTTATCAATCACTTCTTCCTGATTTTTGCGGTGGTCTACCCCCTGTTGTTTATCGGTGAGACCATCGTTCTCTACATGTATTTCTATACGTGGGATGCGTGGAAGGGGGAGAAGAAGGCGCGACACATTGCATTGGGTGTGTTGCTGAACTTGATCGGGTCGATCACGTTGTTTGTGATCGATGCGCCGACGTCCTTCATGAATACCCCGGTCCGTGCCGAGGGGATCTCGCCGGCTGAATTCTTGGCGACTGCCTCCCTCTGGGACAAGGTGTTTAATTACAGCTGGATGCCGCTTAATCTCCATCGACTCGTCGGCAACGTGACTTTCGGAGGATTCATCGCCGGACTGATTGCGGCCTACATGTTCATGGGGTCGAAGAAGCAGGAAGACCGCGCGTATTACGATTGGATGGGATTTGTCGGCAACATGATCGGGGTGGGCGCTCTGCTCTTCCTGCCGTTTATGGGTTATTTGTTGTCCTACGAACTGTGCGACTATGACGCTTCGATTTGTCCGTATATGATGGCCGATCAACTGTCGATGTTCTTTGAAATGCAGGGTGCCATGGTTGGCCTGATTTTCCTGGCCAGCAACTATTACATTTGGTTGAGTATGAAACGGATCGAGGGCGTGGAGCGAGTGCGGATGACCGTTCTTGCCCCGATCGTGATGGTCTTACTGCCTATCGTCATGACGAAGGTCCTCACGGATTACCCGGTACCGGATGCCACCTCCTTGGCATTTCTGGTGCCTCTGCTTTTGGCTCCGGCCATCCTGGGACGGTTTATCCCGCTGACCGTTTCTTCGAGCACGGTCATCAAGGTGGGCTTCCTGATGGTCGTGGTCGGGAATGCAATTTGGATGACGCCGCATGGGTTTGTGCCTACCGGCGCCAAGTTGGTGGCAGAGTTAGAGCTGCCATCCGACTGGAATTTCCTGGCCCTCATGCCGGCAAAAAATTCCGCAGCGTTTACCTTGATCTTTGTGACGGTCGTCAATTATGTGATCTACAACCGTGCGGTTTCGCAGGGCACGATTGTCTGGGGCAAGATCGATTTTGCCTCTCAGTTCGTCCTGGTCTTCCTGGCGTTCAGTGCCATTTGGACCATGGGGCTCATGGGTGCCGTGCGATCGCTGCTACGGAAGTACTTTCACGCATACAATCTGTTGCCGGACTTTACAGCCGAGTCGTTCACGCCGACGCTGTCTTATTCGGCTTGGTGGATCACCGGCATTACGGTGACGTTTTTTGCCGTCGTCAGTTTTGCAATTCTCGTGACGTTGCGCCCCTCTGATTCAAAGGGCCATGCGCACGAGGGAAGCCCTGTGCCGGCCGGTGCGAAATAA
- a CDS encoding cytochrome c, which yields MGNVIKKLVVGIVIGGILFGATNVLGFPLVFQMLFFGYAMLGTVVFIILDLPPLKPFGGVKAAGALIGFYAILSAAYVAGGAVWPQFDPEDEKGKIDKILKPKREQYEAGKVDVLLQRAKALDEKTKELTARLQALGVAQAPADQKAGGGNAPTATTGVAGGDVAKLGAEQWELQECYNCHKLNGEGGKKRGPELDNIGSLLTADEIAQKILDPKSYKAEGFEKEYEKGKMPDKYKDLMEPSDVQALASWLAGYKNASVNTPKPIKMK from the coding sequence ATGGGAAACGTGATTAAAAAGTTGGTAGTAGGCATCGTGATCGGCGGGATTTTGTTCGGCGCCACCAACGTGCTGGGATTTCCGCTGGTCTTCCAGATGTTGTTCTTCGGCTATGCGATGCTCGGGACCGTTGTCTTTATTATTCTCGACCTTCCGCCGCTCAAGCCGTTTGGTGGAGTCAAGGCCGCAGGGGCGCTCATCGGGTTCTACGCTATTCTCTCGGCCGCCTATGTGGCTGGAGGGGCCGTGTGGCCGCAGTTCGATCCGGAAGATGAAAAAGGGAAAATCGACAAGATACTCAAGCCGAAACGCGAACAATATGAAGCAGGCAAAGTCGACGTGTTGCTGCAGCGTGCCAAGGCGCTTGATGAAAAGACAAAAGAGTTGACTGCCCGATTGCAGGCACTCGGTGTCGCGCAGGCGCCAGCCGACCAGAAGGCCGGGGGTGGTAATGCCCCGACCGCAACGACTGGTGTGGCAGGCGGAGATGTAGCCAAGTTGGGTGCGGAGCAATGGGAGCTCCAGGAGTGCTATAACTGCCACAAGCTGAATGGTGAAGGCGGAAAGAAGCGCGGGCCTGAGTTGGATAACATCGGAAGTCTTCTGACTGCGGATGAAATCGCACAAAAAATCCTTGATCCGAAGAGCTATAAAGCCGAGGGCTTTGAGAAGGAGTACGAGAAGGGGAAGATGCCGGACAAGTATAAGGATTTGATGGAGCCAAGTGACGTCCAGGCGTTGGCGAGCTGGCTGGCTGGTTATAAGAATGCTTCGGTGAATACGCCGAAGCCCATCAAGATGAAGTGA
- a CDS encoding ubiquinol-cytochrome c reductase iron-sulfur subunit, producing the protein MQPKLKSKVRCTDGEVGEVRRVIMDPLSHEISHIVVGTGATDSVERQVPMGQVQGVTDDVVTLRCSSAEYAAFPTFKRDEYVTTHEVEIAHLEDNIHVMPGEVLVPFPELERSVKRRTFFMNFTHAIGFLIGLPIAFPVLRYLMKPMYSPFDNQWLKIGNAAKIKQDDVGVQYKYKRSVKEAYLPQQEIDKNVWVLKASPKVLESIYQGKDMEFRDATGKHLWTNKKDVPYIVYSGKCPHLGCGFKWRTHKTLGQVFLCPCHLSIYDAAGKVLDGPAPRALDPLPIKVTASGDITIIDMEFKAGTKAQVRIV; encoded by the coding sequence ATGCAGCCGAAACTGAAATCCAAAGTTCGATGTACAGACGGTGAAGTGGGGGAGGTGCGCCGGGTCATTATGGACCCGCTGTCCCACGAAATCAGCCATATCGTGGTCGGCACCGGCGCGACGGATTCGGTCGAGCGCCAGGTCCCTATGGGGCAGGTGCAAGGAGTGACCGATGACGTTGTGACGCTTCGCTGCAGCTCGGCAGAGTATGCGGCCTTCCCGACGTTTAAGCGGGACGAGTACGTGACCACGCATGAGGTGGAAATTGCTCACCTGGAGGACAATATCCATGTCATGCCGGGAGAGGTGCTGGTTCCATTTCCGGAGCTTGAGCGTAGTGTCAAGCGGCGTACATTTTTCATGAACTTCACTCATGCCATCGGCTTTCTCATCGGTCTGCCGATCGCATTTCCCGTCCTGCGTTACCTCATGAAGCCGATGTACTCCCCGTTCGACAATCAATGGCTGAAGATCGGCAATGCGGCAAAAATTAAACAGGATGATGTCGGCGTTCAGTACAAGTACAAACGTAGCGTCAAGGAAGCCTATTTGCCGCAGCAGGAGATCGACAAAAACGTCTGGGTGCTGAAAGCCTCGCCCAAGGTGTTGGAGAGCATCTATCAGGGGAAGGATATGGAGTTTCGAGACGCGACGGGGAAGCATCTCTGGACGAACAAAAAAGATGTGCCGTACATCGTGTATTCCGGAAAATGTCCGCACCTTGGTTGTGGATTCAAATGGCGCACGCATAAGACGTTGGGGCAGGTTTTTCTCTGTCCTTGTCATTTGAGCATTTACGATGCCGCCGGCAAGGTGCTGGATGGACCGGCTCCACGGGCACTCGACCCGCTGCCCATTAAGGTCACCGCCTCCGGAGACATCACTATTATCGATATGGAATTCAAGGCGGGCACGAAGGCCCAGGTTCGGATTGTCTAA
- a CDS encoding cytochrome bc complex cytochrome b subunit, producing the protein MDTTTQPTTTQPSAIEKVFAFVDERVGLKTLQAKMLNEPVPGGSRWAYVFGSILLFIFIMQAVTGVLLMFYYVPTADHAYASTQYIIHNVDYGWFLLGYHFWGSTAMVVCVFAHMSQVFLWGAYKKPRELVWLIGLALFGIVMGFGFTGYLLPWDQRAYWATTVGVEIMDKTPLLGDFMARFLKGGATPGQMTLSRFFVIHVMVLPAALMGLAGLHVFLFRKAGPAGPFRGSVEEIKAKTDYFFPRQIWKDMVGMVLVFLIICSLAIWEPVVLLEEAAPDPGDYHPEPEWYFLFLFQLLRLKVFAGEFGQFLGAIALPGAFMALLAALPFIDRSPERNIFKRPIALIGWIVVMATIVIFTVAAIINREFLD; encoded by the coding sequence ATGGATACGACTACGCAACCAACGACCACTCAGCCCTCAGCTATTGAAAAAGTCTTCGCGTTTGTCGACGAGCGCGTCGGCCTGAAGACTCTGCAAGCCAAAATGCTCAACGAGCCCGTCCCTGGCGGCTCGCGATGGGCATATGTATTCGGCTCCATCCTGCTCTTTATTTTCATCATGCAGGCGGTCACTGGCGTCTTGTTGATGTTTTATTACGTGCCGACCGCCGACCATGCCTACGCCAGCACCCAGTACATAATCCACAATGTGGACTATGGTTGGTTTTTGTTGGGGTACCATTTTTGGGGCTCCACGGCCATGGTCGTCTGTGTCTTCGCGCACATGTCCCAGGTGTTTCTGTGGGGTGCCTACAAGAAGCCTCGCGAGCTGGTGTGGTTGATTGGCTTAGCGCTCTTTGGGATCGTGATGGGATTCGGATTTACCGGATACCTCCTTCCATGGGATCAACGGGCCTATTGGGCCACGACGGTCGGCGTCGAGATCATGGATAAGACGCCGCTCCTGGGTGATTTCATGGCGCGCTTTCTTAAGGGGGGCGCCACGCCGGGACAGATGACGTTGAGTCGCTTCTTCGTGATTCACGTCATGGTCCTTCCCGCGGCACTCATGGGTTTAGCGGGGTTGCACGTATTCTTGTTCCGCAAGGCCGGTCCAGCCGGACCGTTTCGCGGCAGCGTCGAGGAAATCAAGGCCAAGACCGACTACTTCTTCCCAAGGCAAATCTGGAAGGACATGGTCGGCATGGTTCTGGTGTTCCTGATTATTTGCAGCTTGGCCATATGGGAGCCTGTGGTGTTGCTTGAGGAGGCGGCTCCTGACCCTGGAGATTACCATCCGGAGCCGGAGTGGTATTTCCTGTTCCTGTTTCAGCTATTGCGCCTGAAAGTGTTTGCTGGAGAGTTCGGGCAGTTCCTCGGGGCAATTGCCCTGCCCGGCGCGTTCATGGCGCTGCTCGCGGCATTGCCGTTCATCGATCGCAGCCCGGAACGCAATATCTTCAAGCGCCCGATCGCGTTGATCGGATGGATCGTCGTCATGGCGACCATCGTGATCTTCACTGTGGCGGCGATCATCAACCGCGAATTTTTGGATTAG
- a CDS encoding cytochrome ubiquinol oxidase subunit I, which translates to MMSQGQIVTNHGRQIAGRVALLAACAAVLGWIGLPDTALAQEAAPQAPTAYRDIPYIGSRNLVWIIAQLHLLLAGFVLGVPIFAWLCEIVGWKSGDKRYDKLAKEFTKLLTSSYATTALFGGILLFLLIGFYPKLMAYLTDIFFPSFLVYCCLFLVETATLYLYWYGWDAMAEGNGKKFHIFLGFLLNVFAFFIMIVPNSWATFQSSPVVISEGSDFARAWAATWNPTWWPVNIHRLIANVVLGGYICGAYAGIRYLSARSQEERYHYDWMGYVGNFIGVFGLLPLPFAGYWLMREIYQYNQQMGITLMGGFLSWLFILQAMLIGVLFLGSNYYFWLGITHRIPGSEGQYRKPIMAMLIILLLCLGVWMTPHSLVASLEEAQKMGGTHHPLLGVFGVMSAKMTVSNLMVLVTFMSFIMYWRAGKEDTAGWARAAKALMGGVLGLAAIAVIVLGVWGYFVPAIIRINYFSTSQVGIVIFVMLTITPLTALLLKSAKTTTEMVWGKMPPRAGYALVLNAVMVILLMTLMGYARSSSRVHWHVYGVMRDSSPYAFSPALGYAAALMALNTFLFCMLVAFIFWVATMGDKAKAAASSKGSVEPGTIPAMAGGSQALDGPEAPVSAIDASERKRPV; encoded by the coding sequence ATGATGAGCCAGGGTCAGATCGTCACCAATCACGGGCGCCAAATCGCAGGCCGTGTGGCCCTGTTGGCAGCATGTGCGGCAGTGCTGGGATGGATAGGGTTGCCCGACACGGCACTCGCTCAGGAAGCCGCCCCTCAAGCTCCGACCGCGTATCGAGATATTCCGTATATCGGCAGTCGGAACCTTGTCTGGATCATCGCCCAGCTCCATTTGCTGCTCGCCGGCTTCGTGCTCGGCGTGCCGATTTTTGCGTGGTTATGCGAAATCGTCGGCTGGAAGTCAGGTGATAAGCGCTACGACAAGTTGGCGAAGGAGTTTACCAAGCTTCTGACGTCGTCTTACGCCACCACCGCCTTATTCGGCGGCATCCTGTTGTTCCTGCTCATCGGTTTTTACCCGAAGTTGATGGCCTATCTCACGGACATCTTTTTCCCGTCGTTTTTGGTGTACTGCTGTCTGTTTCTCGTGGAAACGGCCACGCTCTATCTCTATTGGTATGGCTGGGACGCCATGGCCGAGGGAAACGGGAAGAAGTTCCATATTTTCCTAGGATTCCTGCTCAATGTCTTCGCCTTCTTCATCATGATCGTGCCGAACTCCTGGGCAACCTTCCAGTCCAGTCCGGTGGTGATCTCGGAAGGGAGCGATTTCGCCCGGGCATGGGCCGCGACCTGGAACCCGACCTGGTGGCCGGTCAACATCCATCGTTTGATCGCCAACGTGGTGCTCGGTGGCTACATTTGCGGCGCCTATGCCGGTATCCGCTACCTTTCCGCTCGCAGCCAGGAAGAACGCTACCACTACGATTGGATGGGGTACGTTGGAAACTTCATCGGCGTCTTCGGTCTGTTGCCCCTTCCCTTTGCCGGCTACTGGCTGATGCGAGAAATTTATCAGTACAACCAGCAGATGGGCATCACCCTCATGGGCGGTTTTCTGTCCTGGCTGTTTATTCTCCAGGCCATGTTGATCGGGGTCTTGTTCCTGGGCTCCAACTATTATTTCTGGCTGGGTATTACGCATCGAATCCCAGGGTCAGAAGGTCAATATCGTAAGCCGATTATGGCGATGTTGATCATTCTCCTCCTGTGCCTCGGTGTATGGATGACGCCGCATTCGCTGGTTGCCAGCTTGGAAGAGGCCCAGAAGATGGGCGGCACGCACCACCCGTTGCTCGGTGTGTTCGGTGTCATGTCGGCCAAAATGACCGTCTCAAACCTGATGGTGCTCGTGACTTTCATGAGCTTTATTATGTATTGGCGGGCAGGTAAGGAAGACACGGCCGGATGGGCCCGGGCTGCCAAGGCCCTTATGGGCGGAGTGCTGGGGCTCGCGGCGATCGCCGTGATCGTGCTCGGTGTCTGGGGATACTTTGTTCCCGCCATCATCCGTATCAACTACTTTTCCACGTCACAGGTCGGCATCGTGATCTTCGTCATGTTGACGATTACGCCGCTGACTGCGCTCCTGCTCAAGAGTGCCAAGACCACCACGGAAATGGTGTGGGGGAAAATGCCGCCACGCGCGGGTTATGCGCTGGTGCTCAATGCGGTCATGGTGATTCTGCTCATGACGCTCATGGGCTATGCGCGTTCTTCCTCTCGCGTCCATTGGCACGTGTATGGGGTCATGCGCGACTCGTCTCCCTATGCGTTCTCACCGGCACTCGGGTATGCCGCGGCACTCATGGCGTTGAATACGTTCCTGTTCTGTATGTTGGTCGCCTTTATTTTCTGGGTCGCCACCATGGGAGATAAGGCCAAGGCGGCTGCGAGCTCGAAGGGATCGGTCGAGCCGGGCACTATTCCGGCCATGGCTGGAGGGTCGCAGGCATTAGATGGGCCTGAAGCGCCTGTCAGTGCGATTGATGCGTCTGAAAGAAAACGTCCTGTCTGA
- a CDS encoding cytochrome c, with protein sequence MSEVVKLQLIGLCVIGLGTVILLFIKGQFIRVLGFVAIVLGLFSLVALAVPQMASLPPAEESINIADIKTPTDMATIGQKIFFSKGQCALCHSIGPSESARCPDLKGIGAKLSREFIFESLTEPQAYLYLDYRHEGIPKEYPARMPYINRNPIGLSKNEILSVIAFLQQMSGEPISVSPAELDLPRATPAPVKAADAGTLAVAQAR encoded by the coding sequence ATGAGTGAAGTTGTCAAACTGCAGCTAATCGGTCTGTGTGTCATTGGTCTCGGCACGGTAATCCTCCTATTCATCAAGGGCCAATTTATTCGCGTCCTTGGTTTCGTGGCAATCGTCCTCGGCCTGTTTTCCTTGGTCGCGCTGGCCGTTCCACAAATGGCCTCGTTGCCGCCTGCGGAGGAAAGCATCAATATCGCTGATATCAAGACGCCGACGGATATGGCGACCATCGGCCAGAAGATTTTCTTCAGCAAGGGGCAGTGCGCACTCTGTCACTCGATCGGCCCCAGCGAATCTGCCCGTTGTCCGGACTTGAAGGGCATTGGCGCCAAATTGTCCCGAGAGTTTATTTTTGAAAGTTTGACGGAACCACAGGCCTATCTGTATTTGGACTACCGGCATGAGGGGATTCCCAAGGAGTACCCGGCCAGGATGCCGTATATCAATAGGAACCCCATCGGGCTGTCAAAGAATGAAATCCTGTCGGTCATCGCGTTCCTTCAACAGATGAGCGGTGAACCGATCAGTGTGAGCCCGGCAGAATTAGATCTTCCACGAGCCACTCCGGCGCCGGTCAAAGCGGCAGATGCCGGAACGCTTGCAGTGGCACAGGCTCGATAG
- a CDS encoding cytochrome c has translation MGGVLVRPVILTVCIYLFLKFIVPNLPHSAPLPSSLIFLYLMLTTAGIVIFATLSGASKDAFFGPILRFLTGEGGGALSSARYIVLALFPLLVGWQTYGSTASSDAPPAENRTIHPAPPGEYTGLSNPVPKTPENIMYGKGLYASRCAPCHGNFDGKGFAAPGFTPPPANFKDPTTIAMLQESFLFWRIKKGGVGLPVEGMPWKSAMPRWELEMSDEDIWKVIMGEYDGAGQKPRTWDESE, from the coding sequence ATGGGAGGCGTACTCGTTAGACCGGTTATCCTGACGGTCTGCATTTATCTGTTCTTGAAGTTCATCGTCCCGAATCTGCCGCATTCCGCCCCGTTGCCTTCGAGCTTGATCTTCCTATACCTGATGCTGACCACGGCAGGGATTGTCATTTTCGCTACGCTGAGCGGGGCATCCAAGGATGCATTCTTCGGTCCGATCTTGCGTTTCTTGACCGGTGAGGGTGGAGGAGCCCTGAGCAGTGCGCGGTATATCGTCCTCGCCTTGTTTCCATTATTGGTGGGATGGCAAACCTACGGTAGCACCGCCTCGAGTGATGCGCCGCCTGCTGAAAATCGCACCATTCACCCGGCCCCTCCTGGAGAATACACGGGTCTGTCGAATCCCGTTCCTAAGACCCCTGAGAACATTATGTATGGCAAGGGTTTGTATGCATCCCGTTGTGCCCCCTGCCACGGTAATTTTGACGGCAAGGGGTTTGCTGCCCCCGGGTTTACGCCGCCGCCCGCGAATTTCAAAGACCCCACGACCATTGCCATGCTTCAGGAGAGTTTCCTGTTCTGGCGGATCAAAAAGGGCGGGGTGGGCCTCCCGGTTGAAGGCATGCCCTGGAAGTCAGCCATGCCGCGGTGGGAGCTCGAGATGTCCGACGAGGATATCTGGAAGGTCATTATGGGCGAATACGATGGCGCCGGACAGAAACCAAGAACGTGGGATGAGTCCGAGTAA
- a CDS encoding ethylbenzene dehydrogenase-related protein, with protein sequence MAAEVQPAYSQQSVSVRAALVKGALPADDPTAAVWATAAVSEFPMSPQVHWPVRITDVTAKSVKVRGLHDGTTVAILLEYADPSEDPEDAAALEFMVGDTKAHFAHGQPMAQVEGGPVNIWYWKNKDAKGADLGAKGFGTLKPHAHQDVKAKGVYQGGVWKVVFSRPLSTAYVAEDTQFLPGQFASIAFAIWDGKKMETGLPKEKGSEKAISSWWYFRADAPPDYSPYMYALLAVALALGFELVLVRRLKKGS encoded by the coding sequence ATGGCCGCCGAGGTGCAGCCGGCCTATAGCCAACAGAGCGTGTCGGTGCGTGCCGCGCTCGTGAAGGGAGCCCTTCCGGCAGATGATCCAACGGCAGCGGTCTGGGCGACTGCGGCGGTGTCGGAATTCCCGATGTCTCCTCAGGTCCATTGGCCCGTTCGTATCACTGATGTCACTGCCAAAAGTGTGAAAGTTCGCGGCCTGCATGACGGCACCACCGTAGCCATCTTGCTGGAATATGCCGATCCATCCGAGGATCCGGAGGATGCTGCCGCGCTGGAGTTCATGGTCGGCGATACCAAAGCACATTTTGCGCACGGTCAGCCGATGGCACAGGTTGAGGGTGGACCGGTCAATATCTGGTACTGGAAGAACAAGGATGCTAAGGGGGCAGATCTGGGGGCGAAGGGGTTCGGCACGCTGAAACCTCACGCGCACCAGGATGTGAAAGCCAAGGGTGTCTACCAGGGCGGGGTGTGGAAAGTGGTGTTTTCACGTCCGTTGAGCACAGCGTACGTGGCCGAGGACACGCAGTTCCTCCCTGGACAGTTCGCGAGCATCGCCTTTGCGATCTGGGATGGCAAGAAGATGGAGACCGGCCTGCCGAAGGAAAAGGGCTCCGAAAAGGCCATTTCCTCCTGGTGGTACTTCCGAGCCGACGCACCACCGGACTATTCGCCATATATGTATGCATTACTCGCGGTGGCCTTAGCGCTAGGCTTTGAGTTGGTCCTCGTGAGACGTTTAAAGAAAGGGTCGTGA
- a CDS encoding c-type cytochrome, producing the protein MRAWRRIRVFGAVAVVVGLSGLIGAGGCSMFQNEQSAKGKKLYAHYCMHCHGENGRQNEGFNWSSMADPKPKDLSNKEEMGTFKDEEIFNTISRDMKDTGPGGEKIGDDEFAVPTMPTFKYTLSEEEIWGIVGYVRSLHGKKLEFNVEGRKKDLQAAQQGAEQKYKEAERVEQEAEKKASDEADKKGVEVDDNAYAKEMQAMGQAKKELDQATAALTNFTTRPGKGVNIARPDLNMKPDAAAKLTEVGKQLYVTKYGCNGCHKIGEEGGMVGPALDRAGYRLNPTWVYRWLRNPQAMKPDTRMPSLGLNDADAKAVALYLKTLRAAKPDKPLGKVGD; encoded by the coding sequence ATGAGGGCGTGGCGAAGAATACGCGTATTTGGAGCGGTCGCAGTGGTGGTCGGACTCTCGGGCCTCATTGGAGCCGGGGGTTGTTCGATGTTTCAGAACGAACAATCCGCGAAGGGCAAGAAGCTCTATGCTCACTATTGCATGCATTGCCACGGCGAAAATGGAAGACAGAACGAGGGGTTCAATTGGTCTTCCATGGCGGACCCGAAGCCCAAGGACCTGTCCAATAAAGAGGAAATGGGCACCTTTAAGGACGAGGAAATCTTCAATACGATCTCTCGTGATATGAAGGACACGGGGCCTGGTGGGGAAAAGATCGGTGACGATGAGTTTGCCGTTCCTACGATGCCGACCTTCAAGTACACGTTGTCGGAAGAAGAGATCTGGGGCATCGTTGGTTACGTGCGCTCGTTGCACGGTAAGAAATTAGAGTTCAACGTTGAGGGTCGCAAGAAAGACCTTCAGGCCGCTCAGCAAGGCGCGGAGCAGAAGTATAAGGAAGCCGAGCGGGTCGAGCAGGAGGCGGAGAAGAAGGCCAGCGACGAAGCCGACAAGAAGGGCGTGGAAGTCGATGATAACGCCTACGCCAAAGAAATGCAGGCCATGGGACAGGCCAAGAAAGAACTGGATCAAGCGACCGCTGCCCTCACGAATTTCACGACCAGGCCAGGAAAGGGCGTCAACATTGCCCGGCCTGATCTCAATATGAAGCCGGACGCCGCGGCAAAATTGACGGAAGTGGGCAAGCAACTTTACGTCACGAAGTACGGGTGCAACGGTTGCCATAAGATCGGTGAGGAAGGCGGGATGGTCGGTCCTGCGTTGGATCGTGCCGGCTACAGGTTGAACCCTACTTGGGTCTATCGATGGCTGCGCAACCCGCAAGCGATGAAGCCTGATACGCGTATGCCGAGCCTCGGCCTGAATGATGCGGACGCCAAGGCCGTGGCCCTCTATCTAAAGACCCTCCGTGCTGCGAAGCCGGATAAGCCACTTGGGAAAGTGGGCGACTGA